The nucleotide sequence AATAATTTGTTCCGTCAAGCGCGAGGTTCAACGTGGCGGTCATACTAATCCAACGTACTCCCAACAAACCATCAACATTAGCGTCTTTATTGTTTATAAGGTTATATGTAGCCGCGCCAGTCAACATGGTTTGCTGAAGGGTAGGTTTCATCGCCACCCTAAAGTTGTAACCAGGCGCCGGAGTAACTGATGTAGTACCGCTCTTTTGCAAGGTAGCGCTGACTACATCAGCCATCATTCCCCAACTACCATAATGCGCCTCTCCAGAAATCATTGCCCCAGACTTCAGATTGCTAATAATGTTATTCATGTTCGCATCAGCAGTATTTAGGTATTGACCTTTGTAGTTGAGTGTTGAACTAACATTAGGGAGCCAGACATAAGGCGTTACATCAACAGTCCACTGATTAGAAATCTTAGGAATTGGCGTAAGCTCCTCATCCGCATAAGCCAAACCCATCGAAGTAAATAATGTAGACACTGATAAGAATGCTAGGAGAATTTTCTTATTCATAAAAGGACCGATGTAATATAAGATTGGTGAGGAAATAGTTAATACAAGTTTTGGAACTAATTATAGTCTGTAGGCCTAACACTTAAAGGCTTGCGCTCTAGAAGTTATAGGAGACCTTCGCGTAGGTAGACCAGTCGTACTGGTGATAACTTTGAACCACTTGCTTGCTAGCCCCCACTGCAAATACCCAGTTCCTTGCGAAACGATGTGTCACCATGGCATCCATTGGCACAAACCAGCCTCCACCAGCAGAGTTATAGACTGCGCCGTTTTCATCCCAAAAACGCAACATCGTGTTTGGGGATAGCTGGAAGCCAATAGTTGGGAACACCTGGAGATTCCTTACCAACGCTGGTTGGCTAGGATTAATGACTTGGCTATTATTTTTGGTGTCAAAACCATACATATAGCGCAATAAGGGCGAGAAATCAGTCACATGTAAAAGGCTGTCCACCTCAGGCAAAAAAGACCACCCTAACTGAGGCCCCACTGCCCACTGACCGTTATTGCCAAATGGAAATACAACGCGACCACCAACTAAAGCCCCCAAGGGCTTCAGAAAAGTTTGATCTTGACCCCATATGGTCGCCATGGTGTTGCCCGCACTGTACTGCCCTGAATTATTAGCCGATGAAATAGAGTTGTAATTTGAGGCGTAAGAAGTATCCAGACGTATACGTCCACGCCACTCGCCGGCTGCTAAAGGGTTGTAATAGCGAAGCTTAAGAATATTTTGATAATTATCATTGCCGTCGTAATTGTGATAACCCCAAAATTCCAACACCTTGCTATTGGTTAGCCGCTGAGAGTCGTTGTCAAATTTTGAAACGGGGACCAATAAGTCCTCAGCATAGCTTGCTGACACAAAAAAGCTAATAAGAAGTGATAAAAGTATTTTCATGAAAGGCAATGCCACCCTAGGGTGGCATTTATTACATATATCTATTTAAAAACGAAAGACTATGGCGTTACAACATGCCATACATTATTGACGTTATCACCAGTCTTATCGCCAGGATTTTTGTCCTTAACAAAGAAGTACAGTGGCTTACCTTTGTAAGTTAGCTGCTTTTGACCATCGTTACGGGCGATAGAAGAAAAATCTCCTGAGAGCATGATGCCTGGCTCTACATAAACTGGGGGCCAATTATTCGCACAAGTTGACACACATTCGGATTTTCCTGAACCAGCCTGGTCTTTATCAAAGGTGTAAATGGTCTTGCCATAACTGCTTGTCAAAATACCGTTGTTCACCTTTATAAAATCTGCTGAGGATGTTTTGATATCGGGCGTACCGCATGCTGTCAACGCCATAGCAACAATTGCTGCTGCGCTAAGCTTTAATAAATGTTTCATTCTCTATCCTTATATGGGCTATGAATTAATTACCTGGTCCAACCAAGGTAATTTCAATACGACGATTCTGTGCACGACCTTCTGGAGTTGCATTAGAAGCAACTGGATTAGATTCACCCATGCCTTGCGCAGAAATCAAGCTTTGGCTAACGCCCTTACGAATAAGATAGTCAACTACATTATCCGCACGCTTTGAAGAGAGGTCCAAGTTTGTAGCAATTCCTTGATTACGTAGCTCGGCTCCGATCGATACATTATCTGTATAGCCACGAACAACCACTTTTGTATTTTTAAATCCAGAAAGTGTTGGCGCCATTTTTGCTAAAACCTGCTCAGCTTTTGCATTTAAGCGATAGCCACCCTCTGGAAACAAAATTTTGTCGCGAATAGTAATGCGCAATTCGCCCTGTAATTGACGAATTTCCACCTCATCACCCTGGTAGGCCTGTTGAAGCTGGCTATACGCCTGGTCCAATTGATTGTATTTGCCATCAGTAACGCAGGCACTTAAGAGCGCAAGTGCTGTAATAGATAAGGCTATTAATCCATGTTTCGTCAAACTCATGTCATTTCTCCAAAATCAGTAAAAAATATGCTTTTAATGGCATTAAGGCCACTATAGCCCAAAGGCTCACCCGAGCCTTTCAAATACCCATAAAAATGGTTATTTTCTTCAAGAGTCTTGAAATAACTTGTTTTAAGCAGGCTGGAGACCCTAGAATCAATTATCTATAAATTCGATCATAAATATCAAATTTATTCATTAGACAAATAAACAACTGAGGTTCAAAATTGCTCTAGTTGTAGTAGTTACTAAAGAAATTGATTAACCAACACTAGGAGCACAGTATGTCCATTATTAATACCGCAGTTCAACCATTCAAAACCGAAGCTTTCCATAATGGTAAGTTTGTAACGGTTACTGACGAATCCCTCAAGGGCCACTGGTCAGTTCTGATTTTTATGCCAGCAGCATTTACTTTTAACTGCCCAACAGAAATTGAAGATGCAGCTGAGAACTATGCTGAATTCCAAAAAATGGGTGCTGAGGTTTATATCGTAACAACCGATACTCATTTCTCACACAAAGTTTGGCACGAGACTTCTCCTGCTGTTGGTAAAGCAAAGTTTCCGCTCGTTGGCGACCCAACACACACCTTGACAAACGCATTCGGTGTTCATATTCCTGAAGCCGGTTTGGCATTGCGTGGCACATTCATCATCAACCCAGAAGGCATCATCAAGACAGCAGAGATTCATTCAAATGAAATCGCTCGTGACGTTTCTGAAACTTTACGTAAGTTGAAAGCCGCTCAGTACACAGCAGCACACCCAGGCGAAGTATGCCCAGCTAAGTGGAAAGAAGGCGCAGCAACATTGACTCCATCTTTGGATCTCGTAGGCAAGATCTAAGTTAAATTAGTAATCAATAGACTCTCTTTAAGAGAGTCTATTGGAGAGGACCAGATCCTGCCCAATAGACTCACCTAAAAAAATACCCAAGGAAATCATCATGCTCGATACCAATATCAAATCTCAGTTAAAGGTATATTTTGAAAAGATTGTTAGCCCGATCGTTCTCGTAGCCAGCCTAGATGACAGCGACAGCTCTAAGCAGATGCTTGAGCTCTTAAATGAAGTAGCTGAGCAGTCTGACAAGATCAGCTTAAAAACTGACGGTAAGAGTGAGCATATTCCTAGCTTTACCGTTAGCAAGACTGATCAAGAAGCACGCATTACCTTTGCCGGCCTACCAATGGGTCACGAGATGACCTCTTTCATTTTGGCTATTTTGCAGGCCAGTGGCTATCCCGCCAAAGTAGAGCAAGAGGTGATTGATCGCATTACTAGATTGGATGACAAGCTTAGCTTTCAGACCTTCATCTCCTTGTCATGCCACAACTGTCCTGACGTTGTCCAGGCCCTGAACTTAATGGCAGCCCTCAATCCAAACGTTACCCATGAAATGGTTGACGGCGCCCTTTATCAAGGCTTGGTAGATCAATACCAAATCATGGCTGTACCAACTGTGATTCTCAATGGTGAAGTATTTGGTCAAGGCCGTATGAGCGTTGAAGAGATTGTTGCCAAGCTAGATACTTCAACACCCAAAGAAGAGGCTGCAAAGCTTTCTGCCAAAGAATCCTTTGATGTTTTAGTCATTGGCGGTGGGCCTGCCGGTGCTGCTGCTGCTATCTACGCGGCACGCAAAGGTATTCGCACCGGCATTGTGGCTGAACGTTTTGGCGGACAGGTCATGGACACTATGGGTATTGAAAACTTCATTTCTGTAAAAGAAACGGAAGGACCTAAATTAGTGCAAGCGCTCGAGCAACACGTGAAGAGCTATGAAGTCGACATCATGAACTTACAGCGCGCCAATGCTTTGCGCAAAACGAATCATGGTCTTGAAGTGGAATTAGCCAACGGTGCAGTTCTGAATAGCAAATCTGTGATCATCAGTACTGGTGCCCGCTGGAGAGAAATGAATGTTCCTGGCGAACAAGAATACCGCGGCAAAGGGGTTGCTTACTGCCCTCACTGTGATGGCCCTTTATTTAAAGGTAAGCGTGTAGCGGTGATTGGCGGCGGTAATTCCGGTGTTGAGGCTGCCATTGATTTAGCGGGTATCGTTAGTCACGTGACCTTAATTGAATTCGATAGTAAGTTGCGGGCTGATGCAGTATTGCAAAAGAAGATGGCTAGCATGCCAAACGTTACTGTCATTATGAGCGCACTCACCAAAGAAGTATTGGGTGCCAATGGCAAGGTCAATGGCTTGCGCTACCAAGATCGCACCAACAGCACTGAGAACAATATTGAACTGGAAGGTATCTTTGTACAAATCGGCTTGTTACCAAACACTGATTGGCTCAAAGGCACTATTGATCTTTCTAAGCACGGGGAAATTATCATCGACGCAAAAGGTGAAACTTCTTTGCCCGGAGTATTTGCAGCTGGAGACTGCACCACTGTTCCATACAAGCAAATCATTATTGCAATGGGCGAAGGTGCTAAAGCTTCTCTAGGAGCATTTGATTACCTCATTCGCTCATCGGTTACCGAGCCAGAAGAAGCGGTTGCTGCATAACTAATAATCAATTTGCAGCAAAACAAAGGGAGTCTTTCGACTCCCTTTCTCTTATTGAAGTAAATACCTCTTACTCTGATTGACCTGGTCTAGGTGTTTGCCATGGCCAGCGACCATCGATTTCTAATGTGAGTGACCAACTCAAAAAGCAACGAATTAAAACAATGGCGCCCAATACTGCCACACTTGTCAAGGTTGGGCTGATGGCTACAGTACGGATCACATCCCCCGCAACCAAGACTTCAAGACCAAGGATCAAAGAGCGAACGATCTGAATACGAAAAGTTTTATAGGCGATATCGGCCGTCTGCGTAATCAGGCCTTTTGCAAAACAGAAGAGGCCCCATAAAACACCGATGGATACTACGGCGACTCCAAGGGCATCCATCACATCACTGACATCGCGAATAATTTCAATTTGATTCATATTGCAGTCTTTTGAGATTGAATGCCTACATATTAGCTCGTTTAGCACTAGCACTCGTTATAAATTACACTGTCTCACTATTGCTAGATTAAATCCAAGGAAATCAGAATGAGCTTGATTGACAAATTACAGTGGCGCTATGCCACCAAGAAAATGGACTCCACAAAATCCGTCCCCCAGGAAAAAGTTGAGTTAATACTGGAGGCCATTCGTTTAACTGCCAGCTCTAGTGGATTGCAGCCGTATGAAGTATTTGTAATCACCAATAAAGCCATTCGCGAGAAGATTAATGCCATTTCATGGGACCAATCCCAAGTAGTGGATTCTTCTCACTTACTCGTTTTTGCCGCTTGGGATACCTATACGGCAGATCGAATCAATCAATCATTTGATATGACTGAGAAGCTGCGCAATTTCAAAAGCGAGGCTGGTGACATCTACCGCCAGAAGCTGCTTAGTGGTTACACCGCAAGAGATGCTGAAACTAATTACACCCATGCTGCAAAGCAAGCTTATATTGGACTTGGTACCGCCCTCATTGCGGCAGCGTACGAGCAGGTAGATTCGACACCAATGGAAGGCTTTGATGCTGCATCCCTCGATGAAATTCTCAATCTCAAAGCAAAAGGTTTGCGCAGTGTTGTCATGCTGCCGCTAGGCTATAGAAAGGCTGATGAGGACTGGTTACTTAACTTGAAAAAAGTCAGAAAGCCTAAGGAAGACTTTGTTACTTGGATTGAGTAATAAGTAGAAGGATAGAAAAAGTAAAAGCCACCCGAGGGTGGCTTTTTTCACAGCAAAATCAATTGAACAGTTAATTAAGCAGCTTTACGGCTTTTAGCAGCTGGCTTAGCAACAGCGTATTGACCTTGAATGTTTGCCAAAGCAGCATCAACACTCTTCTCAAAGTTAGCAAATGCGTCAGTTGCAGATGCGCGAACTTGGTCAAACTGTTGGAGTGAAGAATCAAATGCAGTTTTGAATGCAGAAACAAAAGCCTCGGAACCAGCAGGAGCTGTCTTAGTAGCCTCTTTAACAAACTTAACCAAATCAGCACGTGCGTCATTGATAGAAGCGTCAACTACTTGTGCAACCTCTTTGTTACCGTTACGAACTACTTGGTTTACTTTAGCTTGGTAAGCAGCAGCATATTTAGCGGCTTCTTGAGCAGCTTCTGGCTGAGCTAATTTAGCTAATTGCTGTGGATCCTTGATTGCCAACAATTGTGAGCTTGTATCTTGAGCAGCAACTAAAGCATCTTTAGCAGCAGCTTGGTTGATTTCAGCTAATTCTTGAGCGCTTTCAACAGCAACTTGTGCCAAATGTTTAGCAGTTTCGATTGCTTTAGCTTGTGCAGAAGCGAGTTGGTCGTTTAATTGAGTTTGGAACATGATTAATCCTTTATTTATTAAATGGGTTTTTTATTGCGATGCACCATTTTAAAATCGGTCTTTTGGAATTGCAAGATCTTTTTGTTGCAAAGCAACATTTATTTTAAAAACCTTCAATTTCAGGCTTTAAATGAGGTTTTTCAAGGACTTAACTCAGCCCTGAAATAGGGGAAAAGGCTAAAAATTAGGCCAAATCCCTCTAAAAATGACTGAAATTACCCGCCATTGAAAGCTACTTTACCCAGGTCGTAAAGTCCTCAGCACTTACCCTAGGGGTAATAAAGGTATTCACAATCTCGCTTTTATCGGCATAACCTAGTGCCATACCGCACACAAGCATCTCATTCTCTTGCGCACCAATACGAGGCAGGATGATCTTGGCATAGTCATTCCAAGCAGCTTGAGGGCAGGTATCCAAACCCTCACCTCTGGCAGCAACCATCATATTTTGCAGGAACATTCCATAGTCAAGCATCGAACCTCTGCCAAGCTCCTTGTCGATAGTGAAGAAGATGCAAACGGGAGCGCCAAATGCCTCAAAGTTTTTTCGATGCTGAGCATGCATCTTATCTTTATCGCCTTTAGTAATCCCTAATAAACCATACAAGCCCCAACCGTTTTCACGACGCCTGTCTATATAAGGACTAAGCCATTTAGTGGGGTAATAGTCATAAGCGGATTGATATTCTTTTGCCAAATCGGGATTGAGTGCAATGTCATCATAAGCAGTGCATACTTTTTTGCATAATTCATCAAGCGCCTTACCCTCTACAACATAGGCCTTCCAAGGTTGTGTATTAGTACCCGAGGGTGCACGCGCAGAAATATTGAGTAACTTGAGCACGGCCTCTTTGGAGACGGCATCTTTTGTAAACGCCCTTACCGACATACGCGAGGTAATTGCCTCGGCAGCAGTTAATGTCTTCATAAAGATTCCTTAGCTTTATTTAGGTTTAGCGCTACTAGCTCTTGCCTTATGTAGCTTCCGATAACTATCGATCAAACGATGATGCCTATCTAACCCCTCTAACCTCATGCTCGTTGGCGTTAAACCGTAGAAACGCACGCTACCATCGATTGAACCTAAAACGGCATCCATCCTAGCATCACCATACATACGACGGAAGTTCGATTCATAGTCTGACATCTCTAATTCATCATCTAGGTAAACTTCAAGGGCAGCATCTAGAGCTTGGTAAAACAATTTACGTTCTACTGTATTGTCGTTGTATTGAAGAAAGGTGCCCACTAACTCATGTGCTTCCTCAAATTGCTTTAGCGCAAGATGAATCAATAGCTTTAACTCCAAAACAGTAAGTTGGCCCCAAACGGTATTCTCATCAAACTCAATGCCAATTAATGTGGCGATGTCGCCATACTCATCTAGCTCGTTATTTTCCAAACGATCCAGAAGTGCAATTAAGCTAGCATCGTCTAGTTGGGATAAATTGAGAATATCCTTGCGGAACAGTAAAGACTTATTAGTGTTATCCCAAATCAAATCTTCAATTGGGTAGATCTCAGAGTAGCCGGGCACTAAGATTCGACAAGCTGTTGCGCCCAGCTGATCATAGACAGCTACATAAGCCTCCTTGCCAATCTGTTTCAGAATACCGAACAAAGTTTGGGCTTCTTTAATATTCGAATCCTCACCCTTGCTAGAGAAATCCCACTCTACAAATTCATAATCTGATTTGGCGCTGAAGAAACGCCAGGATACAATGCCGCTGGAATCAATAAAGTGTTCAACAAAGTTATTGGGCTCAGTCACCGCCTCGCTGGCAAAGGTAGGTGGGGGCAAATCATTCAGACCTTCTAAGCTGCGACCTTGCAATAACTCAGTCAAGCTTCTTTCTAGTGCAACCTCAAGGCTTGGATGTGCGCCAAATGAGGCAAAGACGCCACCTGTTCTTGGGTTCATTAAGGTAACGCACATCACTGGATAGATGCCACCCAGAGATGCATCTTTAACTAATACTGGGAAGCCCTGCTCCTCCAGGCTCTGAATGCCAGCCAGAATGCCGGGATACTTCGCGAGTACTTCTTGCGGTACATCCGGCAATGCAATTTCGCTTTCTAGAATTTCACGCTTTACTGCTCGCTCAAAAATCTCTGACAAGCACTGCACCTGGGCTTCGGCTAAGGTATTGCCAGCGCTCATCCCATTGCTGACGAATAGATTCTCAATCAGATTGGATGGAAAATACACAGTCTCGCCATCAGATTGCCGTATATAGGGCAATGAGCAGATACCACGCTCTACATTACCGGAATTGGTATCCACTAGATGCGAAGCCTTTAGCTCTCCATCTGGGTTATAAATGTTTTGAGAGTATTCATCCAAAATTTCAGTGGGCAATGCATCTTTCTTGCCAGGTTTAAACCAACGCTCATTGGGGTAATGCACAAACTCTGCATTAGCAATATCCTCACCCCAGTAAGCGCCGGCATAGAAATGGTTATTACTCAAGCGCTCGATATATTCGCCCAAAGCAGAAGCTAAAGCACTTTCTTTGGTTGCGCCCTTACCATTGGTAAAGCACATCGGGGAGTGCGCATCACGTATATGCAATGACCATACATTCGGAATCAGGTTGCGCCATGAAGCGATTTCGATCTTAATTCCTAGATTTGCCAAAAGACTCGACATATTGGCAATGGTTTGCTCCAGGGGTAGATCTTTACCCAGAATATGAGTACTAGTGCTAACGTCAGGCCTTAAGGTCAATAGACTTTGGGCATCAGCGTCAAGATTGGCAACTTGCTCGATAACAAAATCGGGGCCTTCCTGAACCACCTTCTTAACCGTACAACGCTCAATTGAGCGCAGAATACCTTGTCGATCAGTTGCTGAAATATCGGTCGGCAACTCAACTTGAATTTTAAAGATTTGTTTGTAGCGATTCTCTGGATCAACAATATTGTTTTGTGAGAGGCGAATATTCTCAGTAGAAATATTACGGGTTTCACAGTACAGCTTTACAAAGTAAGCTGCGCATAAAGCAGATGAGGCTAAGAAGTAATCAAAAGGTCCTGGTGCAGAACCATCACCCTTATATCGAATAGGCTGGTCAGCAATTACTGTGAAGTCATCGAACTTTGCTTCTAAACGAAGCTTATCGAGAAAGTTGACTTTAATTTCCATGGGGATGATTCCAAAATAGCGAAAAAAATGTTGTGAACACCATTATCCATCCCAACGCCATCTGCAGAATGTCTTAAAAGCTAAGTCAGCCACATTTGGCGATATATGCCATCCCGATCATGATCTTGGGTTTGCTTGGCAACATTAAAAGGTCTGCCTCCCCTGGGATCCGTGCCTTTGCCAGCAATATATAACCAGTTGCCTTGATTGCTATAAACATCATAGTCAATCAATTGATATTCAAACCAGGCACAACCCGCCTGCCAATCACCCCTCATGTCATAAATCCAATAGCTCGCCACAATTTGACGCATACGATTGGATAGATAGCCCGTTTTTTTCAATTCACGCATGCCAGCATCTATCAGTGATTCCCCAGTAGTACCAGATGACCATTTGATGAATTTTTCACTATCGAACTGGTTGCCAGGTAATTTACTTAAACCTTTGGAGTGATAGAGTCTTTTGTCATACTTGAAATGCAAAAACCGGAAGTAGTCTCTCCAGAGTAATTCAAACCAAAACCAGTAAGTTCCATCATTTGCTCCATGGCAAGATTCATAATCCGCTAATTGCTTTGCAATAGAACCCGCAGAGCAACAACCTTGCGCTAGCCATAGAGAGAATTTGCTGGAGTAATCTATACCAATCAGCTCATTACGTGTTTGCCTGTAGGTATCAGGAAGACGTCGCTCAAAATACTGCTGGATATGGGTATGAGCACTCCGCTCCCCGCCTCGAAACTTACTGCCACTAAATGTAGTGTTACTGTCAAATGCATTAATAGGGGGTATTTCGATAGCAGGTAATGAAGGAATGCTCTTGGGAGAATCAACAGGGGCAGAAAATCTTAAACCTCTCTTTTCAACTTGCTGACGAAATTGAGTAAAGACATCTGGCATCTCTTGCAATGGAAATGGTAAGGATTGAGCATCCAACATACTAGATTGCCATACTGGATTCACCCTAAAACCAGCACCACTTAATAGCGCCACTTGCTCCAACTCTTCAGGCGCTTGAATTTGCTCACAATAAATACCATCTGCTTGAGTCTGAGCTTTTAATTTCTCAAATACATGCAAGACATCACCGGTGACCTCATATAGGTCCGATCCCAGTTCTCGTAGCTGACTGCGCAATTCCTGAAGAGATTGATCCAAAAATACCCGACGATGCTCCCCTACCCTCGGAAATCCCCATGCAGTATCTTGCTCTAAGTTGGGCTGATGAATATAGACTGGTAGCAGATGATCTGCTGACTTACACGCCTGTAAAAATGATGGGTTATCCGCCAGGCGGAGATCATTTCTAAACCAATAGATTGCAGTTGTCATTTATCTACACCAATCCGAATCACTTGATTTCTATAGGCACCCGATAGCGCCTTTTTGACTATCTTATAGATGTCGAGATCAAACTCCACTTCACCCGACTGTGCCAACTCATAAAGCTCATCCTGATTAATGGCAGTGCCCAAATAGCACCATTTATCGACCACAATCATCTCGCCACCCTCTTTAATGGCAATGGCTCCAGAATATGGCCAAACCTGAACCTTAAAGAGGTCCATGGCTGTTTTTAACTGTAAATTATGTAAGGCGATAGGGGTAATGTTGATGCAGGTTCCACTGCATTGCTTTACTTGATAGCCAAAGCAAGATTTACCCTCAATACGCTTCTCCAAGCCAAGCAAGGCTTCGCATAAATGGTGTTTTTTTGCCAATGCCTTTAAATAAGCATGCGCCTCTCGCTTGCTATAGAACAAGCCGTATAAATTATCTTGCAAACCAGGAGCCAAATGATGATGAGTTACTAAAGAAGGTGTCAGAACACCACTAACATCCTCCTCTAAGCTCCAGGCACAAAGATCCTTTGATCTACGTAGCTTAATATTCAGAGAAGGCATACGCTCTTTTATCAATCTCGACTCAAGAATTAAAGCGCCTAACTCTCCACTCGTCTCGATCCAATCAATATCGCGAACCTGCAAAGAAAGTTTCATTTCTTTACGTTGCGTTAAAGCACCCTGAAAATGCCCCATCACCCTGCTCCGCAAGGAAATACTTTTGCCAACATAAAGAGGGGTCTTATTTTCTCCATAAAAGATATAGCAACCTGGGCCATCGGGTATGGAGTCAATTACACCCTGGTCTATGTTAGGGGGAAGACTAGCATTGCCAATGAGTTGGTTTATCGCCTCATTTAACTTTTCTTGCCCAAACTTTGACTCACACACACGCCAAAATTGAAGCAATAAATCAGCATCCCCTAGTGCACGATGTCTAGCACTTACCTTCAGTCCATGCGTACTAATGATGGTGTCGAGGTTATGACGTGGCTGATCTGGGAAAAGTAATCGAGATAGCTTTACGGTACATAAAACTTTAGGCTTAAAGTCAATGCCAACCCTCTTAAAAGAGGCCTTGATAAAACCATAATCAAAGCGAGCGTTATGAGCGACAAATATTTTTCCCTCAAGCTCTTTTTTTAAATCTTCAGCCAACTCAGGAAAACAAGGCCGCCCTTGGACCATTGATGGAGAAATGCCAGTCAGTCTTTGAATATTTTGTGGGATATAGGTTTGAGGATCAATCAACTTTTCCCACATCTGAACCTGATTACCCGCCAGGGTTTTAATTCCAATTTCAGTAATGCGGTCACGATCGAAATGAGACCCTGTGGTTTCAATATCTACAAAAGCTAAATCTGGGTAAGGGCTACGCTGACTGTTCACGCTATAAATGTTAATTCCATTTAGCTTGCAGATGAACCTCTATTCAGATAGTCAGCAAAACTAAAAATAGAGTTTGGCCCGCGAGGCACATCCTCAATTTTTTTAAAGCTTGTTTTAACAACCTTTTGAGTTTCGCCTTTTTTCTTTTTTTCGTAACTAGGGTTGGCTTGCTTTTCTATTAGCAAGTATGGCTTTCGCTCCGGCGCAGTTTGAACCTCACTAAAGCGTGGAATGTAATCTTTGATAGCGGAGGCTAGCGTCACATTAGAGATGCAGCTCATCATGTAGGTTTCAAGTGATTGATAGAGCTCTTTAGCAATATCCGATACCTCTACTTTTTTCTTCTTAATTAGGTTCATTGCTAGAACGATATCCTTGATGGTAATAATTCTAGGATCCTTTGAAAGCTGATACCCGCCTGCCCGACCTCTAACTGCAGTCACAAGACCCGACTCCCTTAGTGGACGCAGCAAAAGTTCGATACGACTGACTGATATATGCTGTCTTTTTGCTATCTCTGGAGCAGGGACAAGCTGCCCATTAGATGAATGGCTTGCAATATCTACGAGGGTATTTAGAGCTACCCTGACTGCTTTGGTGACTTCCATGGGAGTTTCTGCATAAAAGTTAGATTGAGGCTAGTA is from Polynucleobacter sp. MWH-S4W17 and encodes:
- a CDS encoding NAD(P)H-dependent oxidoreductase; amino-acid sequence: MSLIDKLQWRYATKKMDSTKSVPQEKVELILEAIRLTASSSGLQPYEVFVITNKAIREKINAISWDQSQVVDSSHLLVFAAWDTYTADRINQSFDMTEKLRNFKSEAGDIYRQKLLSGYTARDAETNYTHAAKQAYIGLGTALIAAAYEQVDSTPMEGFDAASLDEILNLKAKGLRSVVMLPLGYRKADEDWLLNLKKVRKPKEDFVTWIE
- the ahpC gene encoding alkyl hydroperoxide reductase subunit C, encoding MSIINTAVQPFKTEAFHNGKFVTVTDESLKGHWSVLIFMPAAFTFNCPTEIEDAAENYAEFQKMGAEVYIVTTDTHFSHKVWHETSPAVGKAKFPLVGDPTHTLTNAFGVHIPEAGLALRGTFIINPEGIIKTAEIHSNEIARDVSETLRKLKAAQYTAAHPGEVCPAKWKEGAATLTPSLDLVGKI
- a CDS encoding OsmC domain/YcaO domain-containing protein, whose translation is MEIKVNFLDKLRLEAKFDDFTVIADQPIRYKGDGSAPGPFDYFLASSALCAAYFVKLYCETRNISTENIRLSQNNIVDPENRYKQIFKIQVELPTDISATDRQGILRSIERCTVKKVVQEGPDFVIEQVANLDADAQSLLTLRPDVSTSTHILGKDLPLEQTIANMSSLLANLGIKIEIASWRNLIPNVWSLHIRDAHSPMCFTNGKGATKESALASALGEYIERLSNNHFYAGAYWGEDIANAEFVHYPNERWFKPGKKDALPTEILDEYSQNIYNPDGELKASHLVDTNSGNVERGICSLPYIRQSDGETVYFPSNLIENLFVSNGMSAGNTLAEAQVQCLSEIFERAVKREILESEIALPDVPQEVLAKYPGILAGIQSLEEQGFPVLVKDASLGGIYPVMCVTLMNPRTGGVFASFGAHPSLEVALERSLTELLQGRSLEGLNDLPPPTFASEAVTEPNNFVEHFIDSSGIVSWRFFSAKSDYEFVEWDFSSKGEDSNIKEAQTLFGILKQIGKEAYVAVYDQLGATACRILVPGYSEIYPIEDLIWDNTNKSLLFRKDILNLSQLDDASLIALLDRLENNELDEYGDIATLIGIEFDENTVWGQLTVLELKLLIHLALKQFEEAHELVGTFLQYNDNTVERKLFYQALDAALEVYLDDELEMSDYESNFRRMYGDARMDAVLGSIDGSVRFYGLTPTSMRLEGLDRHHRLIDSYRKLHKARASSAKPK
- a CDS encoding OmpA family protein; this translates as MSLTKHGLIALSITALALLSACVTDGKYNQLDQAYSQLQQAYQGDEVEIRQLQGELRITIRDKILFPEGGYRLNAKAEQVLAKMAPTLSGFKNTKVVVRGYTDNVSIGAELRNQGIATNLDLSSKRADNVVDYLIRKGVSQSLISAQGMGESNPVASNATPEGRAQNRRIEITLVGPGN
- a CDS encoding DUF1622 domain-containing protein, with translation MNQIEIIRDVSDVMDALGVAVVSIGVLWGLFCFAKGLITQTADIAYKTFRIQIVRSLILGLEVLVAGDVIRTVAISPTLTSVAVLGAIVLIRCFLSWSLTLEIDGRWPWQTPRPGQSE
- a CDS encoding phasin family protein — translated: MFQTQLNDQLASAQAKAIETAKHLAQVAVESAQELAEINQAAAKDALVAAQDTSSQLLAIKDPQQLAKLAQPEAAQEAAKYAAAYQAKVNQVVRNGNKEVAQVVDASINDARADLVKFVKEATKTAPAGSEAFVSAFKTAFDSSLQQFDQVRASATDAFANFEKSVDAALANIQGQYAVAKPAAKSRKAA
- a CDS encoding nitroreductase, with the translated sequence MKTLTAAEAITSRMSVRAFTKDAVSKEAVLKLLNISARAPSGTNTQPWKAYVVEGKALDELCKKVCTAYDDIALNPDLAKEYQSAYDYYPTKWLSPYIDRRRENGWGLYGLLGITKGDKDKMHAQHRKNFEAFGAPVCIFFTIDKELGRGSMLDYGMFLQNMMVAARGEGLDTCPQAAWNDYAKIILPRIGAQENEMLVCGMALGYADKSEIVNTFITPRVSAEDFTTWVK
- the ahpF gene encoding alkyl hydroperoxide reductase subunit F: MLDTNIKSQLKVYFEKIVSPIVLVASLDDSDSSKQMLELLNEVAEQSDKISLKTDGKSEHIPSFTVSKTDQEARITFAGLPMGHEMTSFILAILQASGYPAKVEQEVIDRITRLDDKLSFQTFISLSCHNCPDVVQALNLMAALNPNVTHEMVDGALYQGLVDQYQIMAVPTVILNGEVFGQGRMSVEEIVAKLDTSTPKEEAAKLSAKESFDVLVIGGGPAGAAAAIYAARKGIRTGIVAERFGGQVMDTMGIENFISVKETEGPKLVQALEQHVKSYEVDIMNLQRANALRKTNHGLEVELANGAVLNSKSVIISTGARWREMNVPGEQEYRGKGVAYCPHCDGPLFKGKRVAVIGGGNSGVEAAIDLAGIVSHVTLIEFDSKLRADAVLQKKMASMPNVTVIMSALTKEVLGANGKVNGLRYQDRTNSTENNIELEGIFVQIGLLPNTDWLKGTIDLSKHGEIIIDAKGETSLPGVFAAGDCTTVPYKQIIIAMGEGAKASLGAFDYLIRSSVTEPEEAVAA